Part of the Acidimicrobiales bacterium genome, GTCGAGGGGGCGGGCGACTTCCTTCCCCCGTATGCCGGCAATCTCGACATCATGACCGCCGCGGCCGCAGAGGTCGGCAACGCGATCGCCCGCGCGGTCACCGCCGAGGAGGCCTGACATGCCCTACTCCGACTCCCTCGACGTCCGGATCACCGACTCCTCGCTGCGGGACGGCTCTCATGCCAAGGGGCACCAGTTCACCGAAGCGCACATCACCGCCGTCGTCGACGGCCTGTCGTCGGCCGGTGTCCCGGTCATCGAGGTCAGCCACGGCGACGGCCTCGCCGGCGCCTCGTACAACTACGGGTTCTCGGCCGTCGACGAACGCCGCCTGATGGCCGCCGCGGTCGAGGCCGCCGCCGGCCGTTCGGCCATCGCCGCGTTGATGCTGCCGGGCGTGGGCACGATGGACGACATCCGTGCCTGCCGCGACATCGGCGTGTCGGTCGTGCGCATCGCGACCCACTGCACCGAGGCCGACGTGTCGATCCAGCATTTCGGCATCGCCCGCGAGATCGGGCTCGAGACCGTCGGCTTCCTCATGATGTCGCACGGCCGGCCTCCCGAGGTCCTGGCCGCGCAGGCCCGCATCATGGCCGACGCCGGCTGCCAGTGCGTCTATGTGGTCGACTCGGCGGGGGCGATGATCCTCGACGATGCGGCCGAGCGGGTGACCGCCCTCGTCGAGGAGCTCGGCAGCGACGCGCAGGTCGGTTTCCACGGCCACCAGAACCTTTCACTCGGCGTCGCCAACACCGTGCTCGCCATCCGGGCCGGTGCCGTCCAGGCTGACGCGTGCACCCGGGCGTTCGGTGCCGGGGCCGGCAACACGCCGACCGAAGCCCTGGCCGCCGTCCTCGATCGTCTCGGTGTGCGCACCGGCATCGATCCGTTGGCGATGTTCGATGTCGCCGAGGAAGTGGTGCGTCCGGTCATGGACGGCGAGTGCGTGCTCGACCGCATGAGCCTCATCATGGGCTACGCCGGCGTGTACTCGAGCTTCCTGCGCCACGCCTACCGGGCAGCGGAACGCTACGACGTCTCCGGCGCCGAGATCCTGATGCGCTGCGGCAAACGAAAGCTCATCGGCGGCCAGGAAGACCAGATCATCGACATCGCCGCGGAGTTGAGCGCAGAGGCCGGACGCTGACAGGCTCGACCCGATGACCGGATCCGAGAGCGGCGAAGGTGACGACGACGGAGCCGGCCGGTCCGTGCTCGGCCGCGTCGACAGGATCATCGGCGCGTTCCACGACTTCGACAGCGTGCTGACACTGCACGAGATCACCGAACGGACCGAGCTCCCGAAGTCGACGGTCCACCGGATGGTCAACCAGCTCGATCAGCTCGGATGGCTCGAGCGCGACTACGACGGCTGGCGAGTCGGCATGCGGTTGTTCGAGATCGGGGGACTGGCGAGCCGCCGCCGTCGCCTGTCCGAATCGGCGTACCCGCACCTCCACGCCCTGGCGGTGACGACCGGTTTCGCAGTGCAGCTCGGCATCCTCGACGGCACCGAGGTCGTCTACCTCGAGCGCATCGCCATGGGCGACTTCCCGCTGCCCACCCGCGAAGGCGGTCGACAACCCGCGTACTGCACGGCGTTGGGCAAGGCGATGCTCGCCTACGACCCCGACGCCACCGTCGACGTGATCGCCGAAGGCTTCCCGCGGCGGACGCCGCGGACACTCTCCGAACCCCGCCAGCTCGAGGCCGAACTCGCGAAGGTCGTCGAGACCGGTTTCGCGTTCGACCACCAGGAGGCCTACGAGGGGTTGGCATGTGTCGCCGCGCCGTTGCGCGGGTCCGGGCGGGCCATCGCCGCCGTGTCGGTCACCGGGCCGGTGGATCGGATCGACCTGCATGCGGTGGCCCCCCTGGTGCGCAGCACGGTCGAGGCGATCTGGAGCGACCGGTTCCGCCGCCCCTGACCGCTGCGGGTTCCATCCACCGGTATCCCCGTGCGGCCCGACGGCGGTGGGTGGCGTAGGTTCCAGGGGTCGGTGCGTGTCGATTCTGGGGGTCAACCATGTCAATCCTGTCGCTCGGATACCTGCGTCTGCGCACGCCCAACCTCGATGAGTGGCAGTCGTTCGCGACCGGCGTGCTGGGGTTCATGCCCACACCCGGGCCCGACGAGGCCGCGCAGTACTACCGCTGGGACGACTATCCGTACCGCCTGGAGTTGGCCCCGGGCGACGAGCCGGCGGTGTCGGCGATCGGCTACGAGGTCGGCGACGACCGCGATCTCGCATCGGTGGTCAGCGATCTCGAAGCCGCCGGCGTCGAGGTCACCCACGGCACCGCGGACGAAGCGGCCGCCCGCCTCGTGTCCGGCTTCGTCTCGTTCGTCGACCCCGCCGGCGCGCCGGTC contains:
- the dmpG gene encoding 4-hydroxy-2-oxovalerate aldolase; the protein is MPYSDSLDVRITDSSLRDGSHAKGHQFTEAHITAVVDGLSSAGVPVIEVSHGDGLAGASYNYGFSAVDERRLMAAAVEAAAGRSAIAALMLPGVGTMDDIRACRDIGVSVVRIATHCTEADVSIQHFGIAREIGLETVGFLMMSHGRPPEVLAAQARIMADAGCQCVYVVDSAGAMILDDAAERVTALVEELGSDAQVGFHGHQNLSLGVANTVLAIRAGAVQADACTRAFGAGAGNTPTEALAAVLDRLGVRTGIDPLAMFDVAEEVVRPVMDGECVLDRMSLIMGYAGVYSSFLRHAYRAAERYDVSGAEILMRCGKRKLIGGQEDQIIDIAAELSAEAGR
- a CDS encoding IclR family transcriptional regulator — protein: MTGSESGEGDDDGAGRSVLGRVDRIIGAFHDFDSVLTLHEITERTELPKSTVHRMVNQLDQLGWLERDYDGWRVGMRLFEIGGLASRRRRLSESAYPHLHALAVTTGFAVQLGILDGTEVVYLERIAMGDFPLPTREGGRQPAYCTALGKAMLAYDPDATVDVIAEGFPRRTPRTLSEPRQLEAELAKVVETGFAFDHQEAYEGLACVAAPLRGSGRAIAAVSVTGPVDRIDLHAVAPLVRSTVEAIWSDRFRRP